In Mytilus edulis chromosome 6, xbMytEdul2.2, whole genome shotgun sequence, the following proteins share a genomic window:
- the LOC139526543 gene encoding uncharacterized protein, whose translation MQDQLHTVIPHASKLQSFLGVHQIEQHVHQCQRYIDNLDKDDRAKEFHIKMEQNNETEKIIKKLESLGELTVVKTDMDLKKETSVRREAQVESRKQSNINSMTMNIENKIEINMGSISDMTCLMDGRLIIVEWGVNLLTPDGKLLKKLSIPGNAWSVTQINQNTIAITYPYEKAIKIFNMENETVTKVISLDTLCWGLSSSDDSLVVGLNDDEIRLIDLEGNTLKSIQVQSKTNMWHLVYCNDRVIYNDYSGNAVYCVDQSGKHIWQYTQDLSGPHGLCTDTYGNISVADINTHRIIVISKDGEESKVLLSDGLENPTCICLKHCESSGFICDVSGKDTYLTKFNLSSE comes from the coding sequence atgCAAGACCAGTTACATACCGTCATACCACATGCCTCCAAACTCCAATCATTTCTAGGGGTACATCAGATTGAACAACATGTACATCAATGTCAACGATACATAGATAATCTGGACAAAGACGACAGGGCAAAAGAATTTCACATCAAAATGGAGCAAAATAATGAGacagaaaagataataaaaaagttagaatCCTTAGGAGAATTAACTGTTGTTAAAACAGATATGGATTTGAAGAAAGAAACAAGTGTGAGAAGGGAAGCACAAGTAGAATCACGAAAACAATCAAACATAAACAGCATGACCATGAACATTGAAAATAAGATAGAGATCAACATGGGAAGTATAAGTGACATGACCTGTCTGATGGATGGAAGACTTATAATAGTGGAATGGGGTGTTAACCTACTTACTCCTGATGGCAAACTACTGAAAAAGCTATCTATACCTGGTAATGCTTGGAGTGTTACACAGATCAATCAGAACACTATTGCCATAACTTATCCTTATGAGAAAGCCATTAAGATCTTCAATATGGAGAATGAAACAGTAACCAAAGTTATCTCATTAGACACACTTTGCTGGGGATTATCATCATCAGATGATTCTCTTGTTGTAGGTTTGAATGATGATGAAATCCGTTTAATAGACTTAGAAGGAAATACACTGAAGTCAATACAAGTTCAGAGTAAAACAAACATGTGGCACCTTGTTTACTGTAATGACAGAGTAATCTATAATGACTACAGTGGTAATGCAGTTTACTGTGTTGATCAATCAGGTAAACATATCTGGCAATATACACAGGATTTATCAGGACCTCATGGACTTTGTACAGATACTTATGGTAACATTTCTGTAGCAGACATTAACACTCATAGAATAATAGTAATATCAAAAGATGGAGAGGAGAGTAAAGTACTGCTCAGTGATGGACTGGAGAATCCTACTTGTATTTGTTTGAAACATTGTGAATCTTCAGGTTTCATTTGTGATGTCAGTGGCAAAGACacatatttgacaaaatttaatttaTCATCTGAATGA